A stretch of Pseudomonas sp. LRP2-20 DNA encodes these proteins:
- a CDS encoding MFS family transporter has product MTSTYYTGEERSKRIFAIVGASSGNLVEWFDFYVYAFSAIYFAASFFPSGDPTVQLLNTAGVFAAGFLMRPIGGWIFGRLADRHGRKNSLMISVLMMCFGSLMIACLPTYASIGAWAPALLLLARLIQGLSVGGEYGTTATYMSEVALRGQRGFFASFQYVTLIGGQLLAVLVVVIMQQLLSEEELRAWGWRIPFVVGAIAALISLMLRRSLHETSSAETRKDKDAGTIKGLFRNHTAAFITVLGYTAGGSLIFYTFTTYMQKYLVNTAGMNAKTASFVMTGALFLYMVMQPFFGMLSDRIGRRNSMLLFGALGTLCTVPLLMALKTVSSPFMAFVLITLALCIVSFYTSISGLVKAEMFPPQVRALGVGLAYAVANAAFGGSAEYVALGLKTMGMENTFYWYVTAMMAIAFLFSLRLPKQAQYLHHDD; this is encoded by the coding sequence ATGACCTCAACCTATTACACCGGTGAAGAGCGCAGTAAACGCATCTTCGCCATCGTCGGTGCCTCTTCGGGCAACCTGGTGGAATGGTTCGACTTCTACGTCTATGCCTTCAGTGCGATCTACTTCGCCGCGTCCTTCTTCCCCTCCGGCGACCCTACCGTGCAACTGCTCAACACGGCCGGGGTATTCGCTGCAGGCTTCCTGATGCGCCCTATCGGTGGCTGGATCTTCGGTCGCCTGGCCGACCGCCATGGCCGCAAGAATTCCCTGATGATCTCGGTGCTGATGATGTGCTTCGGCTCGCTGATGATCGCCTGCCTGCCCACCTATGCCAGCATCGGCGCCTGGGCACCGGCGCTGCTTTTACTTGCGCGGCTGATCCAGGGCCTGTCGGTGGGTGGCGAGTACGGCACCACCGCAACCTACATGAGTGAAGTGGCCCTGCGCGGTCAGCGTGGCTTCTTTGCGTCGTTCCAGTATGTGACCCTGATCGGCGGCCAGTTGCTGGCGGTGCTGGTGGTGGTGATCATGCAGCAACTGCTGAGCGAGGAAGAACTGCGCGCCTGGGGCTGGCGCATTCCGTTCGTGGTCGGTGCCATCGCCGCGCTGATCTCGCTGATGCTGCGCCGCTCGCTGCACGAGACCAGCAGCGCCGAAACCCGCAAGGACAAGGACGCCGGCACCATCAAGGGGTTGTTCCGCAACCACACCGCAGCATTCATTACGGTGCTTGGCTACACCGCCGGTGGTTCGCTGATCTTCTACACCTTCACCACCTACATGCAGAAGTACCTGGTCAACACGGCAGGCATGAATGCCAAGACCGCCAGTTTCGTAATGACCGGGGCGCTGTTCCTGTACATGGTGATGCAGCCCTTCTTCGGCATGCTCTCCGACCGCATCGGCCGGCGTAACTCGATGCTGCTGTTCGGTGCGTTGGGCACCCTCTGCACCGTACCGTTGCTGATGGCACTTAAGACCGTGAGCAGCCCGTTCATGGCTTTCGTGTTGATCACCCTGGCCCTGTGCATCGTCAGTTTCTACACCTCGATCAGTGGCCTGGTGAAAGCCGAGATGTTCCCGCCGCAGGTCCGCGCGCTGGGCGTGGGCCTGGCGTATGCGGTGGCCAACGCGGCGTTTGGTGGCTCGGCCGAGTACGTGGCCCTGGGCCTGAAGACCATGGGCATGGAAAACACCTTCTACTGGTACGTGACGGCCATGATGGCGATCGCCTTCCTGTTCAGCCTGCGCCTGCCGAAGCAGGCGCAATACCTGCACCACGATGATTAA
- the pcaF gene encoding 3-oxoadipyl-CoA thiolase, which produces MMREVFICDAIRTPIGRFGGALAGVRADDLAAVPLKALIERNPSVQWDQLDEVFFGCANQAGEDNRNVARMALLLAGLPESVPGVTLNRLCASGMDAIGTAFRAIASGEMEFVIAGGVESMSRAPFVMGKAESGYSRNMKLEDTTIGWRFINPLMKSQYGVDAMPETADNVADDYQVSRADQDAFALRSQQKAAAAQAAGFFAEEIVPVRIAHKKGETIVERDEHLRPETTLEALTKLKPVNGPDKTVTAGNASGVNDGAAALILASAEAVKKHGLTPRARVLGMASAGVAPRVMGIGPVPAVRKLTERLGVAVNDFDVIELNEAFASQGLAVLRELGVADDAPQVNPNGGAIALGHPLGMSGARLVLTALHQLEKSGGRKGLATMCVGVGQGLALAIERV; this is translated from the coding sequence CTGATGCGTGAAGTATTTATCTGTGACGCCATCCGCACCCCGATCGGCCGCTTCGGCGGCGCCCTGGCCGGCGTGCGTGCCGACGACCTGGCGGCCGTGCCGCTGAAGGCGCTGATCGAACGCAACCCCTCGGTCCAGTGGGACCAGCTCGACGAAGTGTTCTTCGGCTGCGCCAACCAGGCCGGTGAAGACAACCGCAACGTCGCGCGCATGGCCCTGCTGCTGGCGGGCCTGCCAGAGAGCGTTCCGGGCGTGACCCTGAACCGCCTGTGCGCTTCGGGCATGGACGCCATTGGTACCGCTTTCCGCGCCATTGCCAGCGGCGAGATGGAGTTTGTGATTGCCGGTGGCGTCGAATCGATGTCGCGTGCGCCCTTCGTCATGGGCAAGGCCGAAAGCGGCTACTCGCGCAACATGAAGCTCGAGGACACCACCATCGGCTGGCGTTTCATCAACCCGCTGATGAAGAGCCAGTACGGCGTCGACGCCATGCCGGAGACCGCCGACAACGTGGCTGACGACTACCAGGTTTCCCGCGCTGATCAGGACGCCTTTGCCCTGCGCAGCCAGCAGAAGGCTGCTGCGGCCCAGGCTGCCGGCTTCTTCGCCGAAGAGATCGTGCCGGTGCGTATCGCCCACAAGAAGGGCGAAACCATCGTCGAGCGTGACGAGCACCTGCGCCCGGAAACCACGCTGGAAGCGCTGACCAAGCTCAAGCCAGTCAACGGCCCGGACAAGACCGTCACCGCTGGCAACGCCTCCGGCGTGAACGATGGCGCCGCGGCACTGATCCTGGCCTCGGCCGAGGCGGTGAAGAAACACGGCCTGACCCCACGTGCCCGTGTGCTGGGCATGGCCAGCGCCGGGGTTGCTCCGCGTGTCATGGGCATCGGCCCGGTGCCGGCGGTGCGCAAGCTGACCGAGCGCCTGGGCGTGGCGGTGAATGATTTCGATGTGATCGAGCTCAACGAAGCCTTCGCCAGCCAAGGCCTGGCGGTGCTGCGTGAGCTGGGTGTGGCCGACGATGCGCCGCAGGTGAACCCCAATGGTGGCGCGATCGCCCTGGGCCACCCGCTGGGCATGAGCGGTGCGCGCCTGGTGCTGACTGCGCTTCACCAGCTGGAGAAAAGCGGCGGCCGCAAGGGCCTGGCGACCATGTGTGTGGGCGTTGGCCAAGGCCTGGCGTTGGCCATCGAACGGGTTTGA
- a CDS encoding MFS transporter, giving the protein MNQPHSVGNNLDVQSFINEQPLSRYQWRVVILCFLIVFLDGLDTAAMGFIAPALSQEWGIDRASLGPVMSAALIGMVFGALGSGPLADRFGRKGVLVGAVLVFGGFSLASAYAGNVDQLMVLRFLTGLGLGAGMPNATTLLSEYTPERLKSLLVTSMFCGFNLGMAGGGFISAKMIPAYGWHSLLVIGGVLPLLLAVVLMVWLPESARFLVVRNRGNDKVRKTLAPIAPAVVAQAASFSVPEQKAVAARNVFALIFSGTYGLGTVLLWLTYFMGLVIVYLLTSWLPTLMRDSGASMEQAAFIGALFQFGGVLSAVAVGWAMDRFNPHKVIGIFYLLAGVFAYAVGQSLGNITVLATLVLVAGMCVNGAQSAMPSLAARFYPTQARATGVSWMLGIGRFGAILGAWSGATLLGLGWNFEQVLTALLVPAALATVGVIVKGLVSHADAT; this is encoded by the coding sequence ATGAACCAACCACACTCTGTCGGGAACAATCTCGACGTCCAGTCATTCATCAATGAACAACCGCTGTCGCGCTATCAGTGGCGCGTGGTGATCCTCTGCTTCCTGATCGTTTTCCTCGATGGCCTCGATACCGCGGCCATGGGCTTCATCGCGCCTGCCTTGTCGCAGGAGTGGGGCATCGACCGCGCCAGCCTCGGCCCGGTGATGAGTGCCGCGTTGATCGGCATGGTGTTCGGTGCCCTGGGTTCCGGGCCGCTGGCTGACCGTTTCGGGCGCAAGGGCGTACTGGTCGGTGCGGTGCTGGTGTTCGGTGGTTTCAGCCTGGCCTCGGCTTATGCCGGCAACGTCGACCAGTTGATGGTGCTGCGCTTCCTGACTGGCCTGGGGCTGGGGGCGGGGATGCCCAATGCCACCACGCTGCTGTCCGAATACACCCCCGAGCGCCTCAAGTCGCTGCTGGTGACCAGCATGTTCTGCGGCTTCAACCTCGGCATGGCCGGTGGTGGTTTCATTTCCGCGAAGATGATCCCGGCCTACGGCTGGCACAGCCTGCTGGTGATCGGTGGCGTGCTGCCGCTGCTGCTGGCCGTGGTGCTGATGGTCTGGCTGCCGGAATCGGCGCGCTTCCTGGTGGTGCGCAACCGCGGTAACGACAAGGTGCGCAAGACCCTCGCGCCGATTGCGCCAGCGGTGGTTGCGCAGGCGGCCAGCTTCAGCGTGCCGGAGCAGAAGGCCGTGGCTGCGCGCAACGTGTTTGCGCTGATCTTCTCCGGGACCTACGGCCTGGGCACGGTGCTGCTGTGGCTGACCTACTTCATGGGCCTGGTGATCGTCTACCTGCTGACCAGCTGGCTGCCGACACTGATGCGCGACAGCGGCGCCAGCATGGAACAGGCCGCGTTCATCGGTGCGCTGTTCCAGTTCGGCGGTGTGCTCAGTGCGGTAGCGGTGGGTTGGGCCATGGACCGCTTCAACCCGCACAAGGTCATTGGCATCTTCTACCTGTTGGCCGGCGTGTTTGCCTACGCCGTAGGTCAGAGTCTGGGCAACATCACCGTGCTCGCCACCCTGGTGCTGGTCGCCGGCATGTGCGTCAACGGCGCGCAGTCGGCCATGCCGTCGCTGGCCGCACGCTTCTACCCGACCCAAGCTCGCGCCACAGGCGTATCGTGGATGCTGGGCATCGGCCGCTTCGGCGCGATTCTCGGGGCCTGGAGCGGTGCGACGCTGCTGGGGCTGGGCTGGAACTTCGAGCAGGTACTGACCGCATTGCTGGTGCCGGCGGCGCTGGCGACAGTGGGCGTGATCGTGAAAGGTCTGGTAAGCCACGCCGACGCGACCTGA